One genomic region from Eptesicus fuscus isolate TK198812 chromosome 4, DD_ASM_mEF_20220401, whole genome shotgun sequence encodes:
- the VKORC1 gene encoding vitamin K epoxide reductase complex subunit 1 isoform X2 — MGTTWRSPGRVRLALCLSGLVLSLYALHVKAARARDQDYRALCDVGTAISCSRVFSSRLPPGPLGICPAVAEFPVVPRWFCLPGLDPALCAL; from the exons ATGGGCACTACCTGGCGCAGCCCCGGGCGGGTGCGGCTGGCGCTCTGCCTCTCGGGCTTAGTGCTCTCGCTCTACGCGCTGCACGTGAAGGCGGCGCGCGCCCGGGACCAGGATTACCGCGCACTCTGCGACGTGGGCACCGCCATCAGCTGTTCGCGCGTCTTCTCCTCCAG GTTGCCTCCGGGGCCGCTGGGTATCTGTCCTGCTGTTGCTGAGTTCCCTGTTGTCCCTCGCTGGTTCTGTCTACCTGGCCTGGATCCTGCTCTTTGTGCTCTATGA
- the BCKDK gene encoding 3-methyl-2-oxobutanoate dehydrogenase [lipoamide] kinase, mitochondrial, with the protein MILASVLGSGPRGGPPLRPFLGPALLLRALSTSATDTHHVEMARERSKTVTSFYNQSAIDVAAEKPSVRLTPTMMLYSGRSQDGSHLLKSARYLQQELPVRIAHRIKGFRSLPFIIGCNPTILHVHELYIRAFQKLTDFPPIKDQTDEAQYCQLVRQLLDDHKDVVTLLAEGLRESRKHIEDEKLVRYFLDKTLTSRLGIRMLATHHLALHEDKPDFVGIICTRLSPKKIIEKWVDFARRLCEHKYGNAPRVRINGHVAARFPFIPMPLDYILPELLKNAMRATMESHLDTPYNVPDVVITIANNDIDLVIRISDRGGGIAHKDLDRVMDYHFTTAESSTQDPRINPLFGHLDMHSGVQTGPMHGFGFGLPTSRAYAEYLGGSLRLQSLQGIGTDVYLRLRHIDGREESFRI; encoded by the exons ATGATCCTGGCGTCGGTGCTGGGAAGTGGCCCCCGGGGGGGGCCTCCACTCCGGCCCTTCCTCGGGCCTGCACTCTTGCTCAGGGCCCTCTCCACATCGGCCACCGATACTCACCACGTGGAGATGGCGAGGGAGCGCTCCAAGACCGTCACCTCCTTTTACAACCAGTCCGCCATTGATGTGGCCGCAGAGAAG ccctcagTCCGCCTCACTCCGACCATGATGCTCTATTCAGGCCGCTCTCAGGATGGCAGCCACCTTCTG AAAAGTGCCCGGTACTTGCAGCAAGAGTTGCCGGTGAGGATCGCTCACCGCATCAAGGGCTTCCGCAGCCTTCCTTTCATCATTGGCTGCAACCCCACCATACTGCACGTG CACGAGCTGTACATCCGTGCCTTCCAGAAGCTGACAGACTTCCCTCCG ATCAAGGACCAGACAGATGAGGCCCAATACTGCCAGCTGGTGCGGCAGCTGCTGGACGACCACAAAGATGTGGTGACCCTCTTAGCTGAGGGCCTACGTGAGAGCCGGAAGCACATAGAG GACGAGAAGCTTGTTCGCTACTTCTTGGACAAGACACTGACTTCCAGGCTTGGGATCCGCATGTTGGCCACACATCATCTGGCACTGCATGAGGACAAG CCTGACTTTGTCGGCATAATCTGCACTCGCCTCTCGCCAAAGAAGATTATTGAAAAGTGGGTGGACTTTGCCAG ACGCCTGTGTGAGCACAAGTACGGCAATGCCCCCCGCGTCCGCATCAACGGACATGTGGCTGCTCGATTCCCCTTCATCCCTATGCCGCTGGACTACATCCTGCCCGAGCTGCTCAAGAATGCCATGAG AGCCACGATGGAGAGTCACCTAGACACTCCCTACAATGTCCCAGATGTGGTTATCACTATCGCCAACAACGATATTGATCTCGTCATCAG GATTTCAGACCGGGGCGGGGGAATCGCTCACAAAGACCTGGATCGGGTTATGGACTACCACTTCACTACGGCCGagtccagcacccaggacccccgGATCAACCCACTCTTCGGTCACCTGGACATGCACAGTGGTGTCCAGACAGGACCCATGCATGG ctttGGCTTCGGGCTGCCCACGTCACGGGCTTACGCGGAGTACCTTGGTGGTTCCCTCCGGCTGCAGTCCCTGCAGGGCATTGGCACGGATGTCTACCTGCGGCTCCGTCACATTGATGGTCGGGAGGAAAGCTTCCGCATCTGA
- the VKORC1 gene encoding vitamin K epoxide reductase complex subunit 1 isoform X1, protein MGTTWRSPGRVRLALCLSGLVLSLYALHVKAARARDQDYRALCDVGTAISCSRVFSSRWGRGFGLVEPVLGADSVFNQSNSIFGCIFYTLQLLLGCLRGRWVSVLLLLSSLLSLAGSVYLAWILLFVLYDFCIVCITTYAINVGLLVLSFREVQRPQGKVKGH, encoded by the exons ATGGGCACTACCTGGCGCAGCCCCGGGCGGGTGCGGCTGGCGCTCTGCCTCTCGGGCTTAGTGCTCTCGCTCTACGCGCTGCACGTGAAGGCGGCGCGCGCCCGGGACCAGGATTACCGCGCACTCTGCGACGTGGGCACCGCCATCAGCTGTTCGCGCGTCTTCTCCTCCAG GTGGGGCCGGGGCTTCGGGCTGGTGGAACCAGTGCTGGGTGCAGACAGTGTCTTCAATCAATCCAACAGCATATTCGGGTGCATCTTCTACACACTACAGCTGTTGCTAG GTTGCCTCCGGGGCCGCTGGGTATCTGTCCTGCTGTTGCTGAGTTCCCTGTTGTCCCTCGCTGGTTCTGTCTACCTGGCCTGGATCCTGCTCTTTGTGCTCTATGACTTCTGCATTGTTTGCATCACCACCTATGCCATCAATGTGGGCCTGCTGGTGCTCAGCTTCCGGGAGGTCCAGAGACCCCAGGGCAAGGTCAAAGGGCACTGA
- the PRSS53 gene encoding serine protease 53, giving the protein MKQSWGPGLLILGAVVLIEGLQAAQRGKPWGHGAWALLGSGWTLGEDRIGACYPDPPLSTACGQRGPGPPEPQEGNTGPGEWPWQASVRRQGVHVCSGSLVADSWVLTAAHCFEKAAVTELSSWSVVLGSLQREGLSPGAEEVGVTSLQLPRAYNHYSQGSDLALLRLAHPTAHTPLCLPRPAHRFPFGTSCWATGWDQDISDAPRTLRNLRLRLISRPTCNCLYNRLHQRLLASPARPGMLCGGAQPGVQGPCQGDSGGPVLCHEPDGHWVQAGIISFTSSCAQEDTPVLLTDTAAHSSWLQARAGGAAFLAQSPEALQISDEDSCVACGSLRGEGPQAEAPSPWPWDARLQHQGKLACGGALVSEEVVLTAAHCFIGRQSPEEWSVRLAAGPEEHSLKQLILHGAYTHQEGGYDVALLLLAQPVTLGPGLRPLCLPYADHRLPDGERGWVLGLAHQGAGTSAPQTVPVTLLGPRACGRLHTALGSDGIPILPGMVCTSVVGEPPRCEGLSGAPLVHEVRGTWFLAGLHSFGDACQGPARPAAFTALPTYENWVSSLDWQVYFSEEPEPEPEPGSCLANMSQPADC; this is encoded by the exons ATGAAGCAGAgctggggaccagggctgctgatccTGGGAGCCGTGGTCCTCATAGAGG gtctTCAAGCAGCTCAGCGTGGTAAGCCCTGGGGACATGGGGCTTGGGCCTTACTTGGGTCTGGATGGACCTTGGGTGAGGACAGGATTGGGGCCTGCTATCCTGACCCACCTCTCTCTACAGCCTGTGGGCAGCGTGGCCCTGGCCCCCCTGAACCTCAGGAGGGCAACACAGGGCCTGGCGAGTGGCCGTGGCAGGCCAGTGTGAGGAGGCAGGGGGTCCACGTCTGTAGTGGCTCCCTGGTGGCGGACTCCTGGGTcctcactgctgcccactgctttGAAAA AGCGGCAGTGACAGAACTGAGCTCCTGGTCAGTTGTTCTGGGCTCTCTGCAGCGTgaggggctgagccctggggctGAGGAGGTCGGGGTGACGTCTCTGCAGCTTCCCAGGGCCTACAACCACTACAGCCAGGGCTCAGACCTGGCCCTGCTCCGGCTCGCCCACCCCACAGCCCACACACCCCTCTGCTTGCCCAGACCTGCCCATCGCTTCCCCTTTGGGACCTCTTGCTGGGCCACTGGCTGGGACCAGGACATCAGTGACG CTCCCAGGACCCTACGGAACCTGCGCCTGCGTCTAATCAGCCGCCCCACGTGTAACTGTCTCTACAACAGGCTGCACcagcggctgctggccagcccagcccggcctggGATGCTGTGTGGGGGTGCCCAGCCCGGGGTGCAGGGGCCCTGCCAG GGAGATTCTGGGGGTCCCGTGCTGTGCCATGAGCCCGATGGACACTGGGTTCAGGCTGGGATCATCAGCTTCACATCAAGCTGTGCCCAGGAAGACACTCCTGTGCTGCTGACTGACACGGCTGCCCACAGCTCCTGGCTGCAGGCTCGCGCTGGGGGCGCAGCCTTTctggcccagagcccagaggccttGCAGATCAGCGATGAGGACAGCTGTGTAG CCTGCGGATCCTTGAGGGGAGAAGGTCCCCAGGCAGAAGCCCCCTCCCCATGGCCCTGGGATGCCAGGCTGCAGCACCAGGGGAAGCTGGCCTGTGGCGGAGCCCTGGTGTCGGAGGAAGTGGTGCTGACCGCTGCCCACTGCTTCATTGG GCGGCAGAGCCCAGAGGAATGGAGCGTGAGGCTGGCGGCCGGACCAGAGGAGCACAGCCTAAAGCAACTCATCCTGCACGGGGCTTACACCCACCAAGAGGGGGGCTACGACGTGGCCCTCCTGTTGCTGGCCCAGCCTGTGACATTAGGCCCCGGCCTGcggcccctctgcctgccctatGCTGACCACCGCCTGCCGGATGGGGAACGTGGCTGGGTCTTGGGGCTGGCCCACCAAGGAGCAG gcACCAGCGCCCCTCAGACAGTGCCTGTCACCCTCCTGGGGCCTAGGGCCTGCGGCCGGCTGCACACTGCCCTTGGGAGCGATGGCATCCCCATTCTGCCAGGGATGGTGTGCACCAGTGTGGTGGGTGAGCCGCCCCGCTGTGAG GGCCTGTCTGGGGCACCACTGGTGCATGAGGTGAGGGGCACATGGTTCCTGGCTGGGCTACACAGCTTTGGAGATGCCTGCCAAGGCCCCGCACGACCTGCAGCCTTCACAGCGCTCCCCACCTATGAGAACTGGGTCAGCAGTTTGGACTGGCAGGTCTACTTCTCcgaggagcccgagcc